The following is a genomic window from Sulfitobacter pontiacus.
CTCTTCGCGCATCCATTGCATGCCCATACGCCCCGCAAGAGGCGCATAGATATCCATTGTTTCACGAGCTTTCTGGATCTGCTTGTCAGGGCGCATCGACTTGATCGTGCGCATATTATGCAGCCGATCCGCCAACTTAACCAAAATAACCCGCAGATCTTTCGACATTGCCATGAACAGCTTGCGAAAGTTCTCGGCCTGTTTTGTCTCGTTGGAATTCAGTTGCAGGTTGGTCAGCTTGGTCACGCCATCGACCAGTTCAGCGACATCATGCCCGAACTTTTCATCGACGCTGCTATAAGACGCTTTCGTGTCCTCGATCGTGTCGTGCAGCAATGCGGTGATGATGGTCGCGTCATCCAGCTGCTGTTCGGTCAAAATGGCCGCGACAGAGACCGGATGCGTGAAATAGGGCTCTCCGGAATGGCGGAACTGGCCCTCGTGCATCTGCTGGCCATAGTCATAGGCCAGCCTGATCTGATTTTCGTTCGTCTTAGGGTTATAGGCGCGCACAAGCGCGATAAGGTCGTCAGCCGTAATGTCGGCGGTATTCATACCTGTCCTGCCTATAAGCCCCGAAGGGCGCGGGCCTTAGCCCTGCCCTTGTGCCGCCATCAACTGCCGCAGCAGCATTTCTTCGGACATGCTGTCCTCTTCGGGCTTGTCTTGCTCAGCCCCCATAAGAAGCGCCATTGCGTCCTCTTCGGGTTCATCAACCTCGATCTGGTTCTGGTTGCTTTCGATCAGGCGCTCGCGCAGCTCATCGGCCGATTGGGTTTCATCCGCAATCTCGCGCAGGGACACGACAGGGTTTTTGTCGTTATCGCGATCAACAGTAACCGTAGAACCAGCCGCAATTTCACGCGCACGATGCGCGGCAAGCATGACAAGCTCGAACCGGTTTGGCACTTTATCTACACAATCTTCGACAGTGACGCGGGCCATGGGGATGCTCCAATCATGAATGCTGCAAGAAGCCGACTATTTAGAAGCCATCGGCGGAATTTACAAGGGCCTATTCCAGCGGCCACACCCCCTTTTTATCTGCCTCTGGCAGGTCATTCAACATCTCGCGAACGGTTTTGCCGATCAGTGGGTGACACCAGTCCGGCGCGATGTCCGCCAGCGGCACCAAAACAAAGGCACGATCCTGAAGCCGCGGGTGCGGCAGGATCAGCTGGTCAGGCGCTTTGAGCATCTGCTGTTCAAGCGGAATCTCCCGCCAATCGGTCTGCGTCTGTACATCCGGCAACACCACATCCCCCATCGCGATGAGATCCAGATCGACCGTCCGAGGGGCCCACCGGCTTTGCCGCTCGCGCCCAAGCCCTGCTTCGACGGCATGAAGAATAGCTAAAACTTGATCCGGCTCCCCTTCCACCCTTATACTAGCGGTTGTATTTACGAAATTCGGGCCCGACCCCTCGGGAAACGCATAGGTTGAGTAAAACGGGCTAAGAGCGGCAACCCGCGCGCCCATACCGACCATAATATCAAGGGCCCGACGCAGAGTTTCCGCCGGCCCTCCCGCAACTGATGATTGATTGCTCCCGAGGGCGATCAGCGCGCACTTGCCGATTTCACCCCCCTTGGGGTCAGGGATGGCCAATGTCTTCACTTGCTGCCTCTCGAAAAAACCTTAGTTAGTATTGCATTCATAGTC
Proteins encoded in this region:
- the folK gene encoding 2-amino-4-hydroxy-6-hydroxymethyldihydropteridine diphosphokinase codes for the protein MKTLAIPDPKGGEIGKCALIALGSNQSSVAGGPAETLRRALDIMVGMGARVAALSPFYSTYAFPEGSGPNFVNTTASIRVEGEPDQVLAILHAVEAGLGRERQSRWAPRTVDLDLIAMGDVVLPDVQTQTDWREIPLEQQMLKAPDQLILPHPRLQDRAFVLVPLADIAPDWCHPLIGKTVREMLNDLPEADKKGVWPLE
- the rpoZ gene encoding DNA-directed RNA polymerase subunit omega — its product is MARVTVEDCVDKVPNRFELVMLAAHRAREIAAGSTVTVDRDNDKNPVVSLREIADETQSADELRERLIESNQNQIEVDEPEEDAMALLMGAEQDKPEEDSMSEEMLLRQLMAAQGQG